Proteins found in one Drosophila busckii strain San Diego stock center, stock number 13000-0081.31 chromosome 2R, ASM1175060v1, whole genome shotgun sequence genomic segment:
- the LOC108595208 gene encoding E3 ubiquitin-protein ligase RNF25, with product MDALSEELESLEAILMDDVRIVRGPNDVVESIETTVQPLTGEEDDQKYICVTLAVLPPAGYPDVSPNFKLLRPRGLDDARIEDIRNACNAKIKESLGFPVVFDLIEVVREHLTGSNLPSGQCVICLYGFCDGDEFTRTECFHYLHSYCLARHLNALRRTYQEDFDKLPGWLQKSAKPFQALCPVCREHINDETDSLKCAMPPSELENAPEFMVTQELREMQELMSQLYLQQKSRGAIIDVEAESGTIISIETEEDVRNREEAEAVKKLTAQEPASSTTLMKPVASSFAPVVQETQRAMPEPTNNNYQHHNRRHYRGGRRHQHHHHHHRGERAEAAQSSGAAVPAAAATATTGAGAGKQTKAQTAGAAHTR from the exons ATGGATGC tttGTCAGAGGAGCTCGAGTCGCTGGAGGCGATACTCATGGACGATGTGAGAATTGTTCGTGGGCCAAA TGATGTTGTTGAAAGCATTGAGACTACAGTGCAACCACTGACTGGCGAGGAGGATGATCAAAAGTATATCTGTGTGACGTTAGCAGTACTGCCGCCAGCTGGATATCCCGATGTAAGTCCCAATTTCAAGTTGTTGCGTCCGCGCGGCCTGGACGATGCACGTATTGAGGACATACGCAACGCCTGCAATGCAAAGATCAAGGAGTCGCTGGGCTTTCCCGTAGTCTTTGACCTAATCGAGGTGGTGCGCGAGCATTTGACTGGCAGCAATCTGCCCAGCGGCCAGTGTGTGATCTGCTTGTATGGTTTCTGCGATGGCGACGAATTTACACGCACCGAGTGCTTCCACTATCTGCATAGCTATTGCCTGGCGCGTCATTTAAACGCGCTGCGTCGCACTTATCAGGAGGATTTCGACAAGTTGCCCGGCTGGCTGCAGAAGAGTGCCAAGCCCTTTCAGGCTTTGTGTCCCGTTTGTCGTGAGCACATAAACGATGAAACCGACAGCCTAAAGTGCGCCATGCCACCGTCTGAGCTGGAGAATGCACCGGAGTTTATGGTAACGCAGGAGCTGCGTGAAATGCAAGAGCTTATGTCGCAGTTGTATCTGCAGCAAAAAAGTCGTGGCGCCATTATCGATGTGGAAGCCGAAAGTGGCACTATTATTTCCATAGAGACCGAGGAGGATGTGCGCAATCGCGAGGAGGCCGAAGCCGTCAAGAAGCTGACAGCACAGGAGCCGGCCAGCAGCACGACACTGATGAAGCCGGTGGCTAGCAGCTTTGCGCCGGTTGTTCAAGAGACGCAGCGCGCCATGCCGGAGCCTACCAACAACAATTATCAGCATCACAATCGTCGTCACTATCGCGGTGGCCGGcgtcatcagcatcatcaccatcatcatcgcGGAGAGCGCGCCGAGGCTGCACAAAGCTCTGGAGCTGCTGTGCCTGCTGCAGCGGCAACTGCGACAACTGGCGCTGGTGCAGGCAAACAGACAAAGGCGCAGACTGCTGGTGCCGCTCATACCAGGTGA